In Planctomycetota bacterium, the following are encoded in one genomic region:
- a CDS encoding sulfatase, protein MKHLTTLLASIAVALATNTSPAAADERPMNVLFIAVDDLKPAIGAFGDGFAVTPNLDQLSMRGVAFTNAHCQQAVCAPSRVSLLTGLRPDITKVWNLKTEMRDHLPDVVTLPQRFKLAGYQSIGMGKIFDHRSAGGFNSMDAVSWSEPFINIRSPAGEFFGFQDPDVVEQVRERKAHPDFPKRGYHERARFVFPERRPPTDRADVPDEAYHDGAMTEVAKERLDGFAQSEEPFFLAVGFYKPHLPFNAPEKYWAIYDRDAIELAAFQEAPEGAPDYVTQPGWELRSGYNTPREGPIPEEMQYDLIHGYYATVSYIDAQVGELMAHLDETGLADNTIVVLWGDHGFHLGDHAMWCKHSNFEQATRSPLIFVDPRHDPVGPNASPVEFLDIYPTLLEMTGLSPMGDMHGHSLVPIVQGEADRVKEVAVSQYPRGG, encoded by the coding sequence ATGAAACACCTAACGACACTCTTGGCCAGCATCGCCGTCGCGCTTGCGACGAACACGTCGCCCGCTGCGGCGGACGAGAGGCCGATGAACGTCCTGTTCATCGCCGTCGACGACCTCAAACCTGCCATCGGTGCGTTCGGGGACGGCTTTGCCGTCACGCCGAACCTCGACCAGCTGTCGATGCGTGGGGTCGCCTTCACCAACGCCCACTGTCAGCAGGCGGTCTGTGCGCCCAGTCGCGTTTCGCTGCTCACCGGCCTTCGTCCGGACATCACCAAGGTCTGGAACCTCAAGACCGAGATGCGCGATCACCTGCCCGACGTCGTGACCCTGCCGCAGCGATTCAAGCTGGCCGGCTACCAGTCGATCGGCATGGGCAAGATCTTCGACCACCGAAGTGCGGGCGGGTTCAACTCGATGGACGCGGTGTCGTGGTCCGAGCCGTTCATCAACATCCGCTCACCCGCCGGAGAGTTCTTCGGTTTCCAGGATCCAGACGTTGTGGAGCAGGTCAGGGAGCGCAAGGCACACCCAGACTTCCCGAAGCGCGGCTACCACGAGCGTGCCCGATTCGTCTTCCCCGAGAGGCGTCCGCCGACTGATCGGGCCGACGTGCCCGATGAGGCGTACCACGATGGCGCGATGACGGAAGTCGCCAAGGAGCGTCTCGACGGCTTTGCGCAGAGTGAGGAGCCGTTCTTCCTCGCAGTCGGCTTCTACAAGCCGCACTTGCCGTTCAACGCCCCGGAAAAGTACTGGGCGATATACGACCGCGACGCGATCGAGCTGGCGGCATTCCAGGAAGCGCCCGAAGGTGCACCCGACTACGTCACGCAACCTGGCTGGGAACTCCGCAGCGGGTACAACACCCCGCGCGAAGGCCCGATCCCAGAGGAGATGCAGTACGACCTCATCCACGGCTACTACGCCACGGTCAGCTACATCGACGCCCAGGTCGGTGAACTCATGGCCCACCTCGACGAGACCGGCCTGGCCGACAACACGATCGTCGTGCTCTGGGGCGACCACGGCTTCCATCTCGGCGATCACGCCATGTGGTGCAAGCACTCCAACTTCGAGCAGGCCACACGCTCACCGTTGATTTTCGTCGACCCGCGTCACGACCCCGTCGGCCCCAACGCCAGCCCGGTCGAGTTCCTCGACATCTACCCGACGCTCCTCGAAATGACCGGCCTGTCTCCGATGGGCGACATGCATGGCCACTCCCTCGTGCCGATCGTCCAGGGAGAAGCCGACCGCGTGAAAGAGGTCGCCGTCAGCCAATACCCGCGCGGCGG